A stretch of the Gemmatimonadota bacterium genome encodes the following:
- a CDS encoding transposase yields the protein MSEKSDHPVGGEDYLRTLVEVDERFASEAACEDFLRRLRWPEGFYCPGCGAAGAWETSRGLFRCSSCARQTSVTAGTLFEGHARTPTPVVPSDVVFHEPETRGECPGAATHPGSGKLPDGLGMGSTA from the coding sequence GTGTCAGAGAAATCGGATCACCCGGTCGGGGGCGAGGATTACCTGCGGACGCTTGTGGAAGTTGACGAGCGGTTCGCGTCGGAGGCCGCGTGCGAGGATTTTCTGCGTCGTCTTCGGTGGCCTGAAGGCTTCTACTGTCCCGGGTGCGGTGCCGCCGGGGCGTGGGAGACGAGCCGGGGGTTGTTTCGATGCTCGAGCTGTGCCCGTCAGACCTCCGTCACGGCAGGGACTCTCTTTGAGGGGCACGCGAGAACCCCTACGCCTGTGGTTCCAAGCGATGTGGTATTTCACGAACCAGAAACACGGGGTGAGTGCCCTGGGGCTGCAACGCATCCTGGGTCTGGGAAGCTACCAGACGGCCTGGGCATGGGCTCCACCGCTTAG